A window of Haliscomenobacter hydrossis DSM 1100 contains these coding sequences:
- a CDS encoding DUF2911 domain-containing protein, translating into MKKFCSIVAALSMALAMALPLSAQIQTPAASPTVELKTKVGLTDVSLLYSRPSIKGRTVFAAAKTSVVPFGTMWRTGANSATKISFSDDVTIGGTAIKKGDYAIFSTPGATEWKVMFFNYETTNAGGYGDKTAVATWTLKPQKLAEKVETFTIDINDQTMDKASINIIWENTKVSMPLSVDVEGKVKASIDRVLAGPSANDYFTAGSYYHDTKKDLNKALEWVQKANAMSPQFWTLRKESLILADLGKKKEAIEVAMKSLAAAKEAKNQDYINMNEASIAEWKK; encoded by the coding sequence ATGAAAAAGTTCTGCTCGATTGTTGCAGCCCTTTCAATGGCGCTTGCTATGGCTTTGCCGCTTAGCGCCCAAATTCAAACACCCGCGGCAAGTCCTACCGTTGAACTAAAAACCAAAGTAGGTCTTACGGATGTTTCCTTGCTTTACTCTCGCCCTAGCATCAAGGGTCGTACTGTTTTTGCTGCTGCCAAAACCTCCGTGGTTCCTTTTGGTACCATGTGGAGAACAGGCGCCAACTCTGCTACCAAAATTTCTTTCAGTGACGACGTTACCATTGGTGGTACGGCCATCAAGAAAGGTGATTATGCCATTTTCTCTACCCCCGGTGCTACCGAGTGGAAGGTGATGTTCTTCAACTACGAAACAACCAACGCGGGTGGATACGGTGACAAAACTGCGGTTGCTACCTGGACTTTAAAGCCACAAAAATTGGCCGAAAAGGTAGAAACCTTTACCATCGACATCAACGACCAAACGATGGACAAAGCGAGCATCAACATCATCTGGGAAAACACCAAGGTGAGCATGCCTTTGAGCGTAGATGTTGAAGGCAAAGTAAAGGCCAGCATCGATCGTGTATTGGCTGGTCCTTCTGCCAACGATTATTTCACCGCTGGTTCTTACTACCACGATACCAAAAAAGACCTGAACAAGGCTTTGGAATGGGTACAAAAAGCCAATGCCATGTCTCCTCAATTCTGGACCCTGCGCAAAGAATCGCTGATTCTGGCTGACCTGGGCAAGAAAAAAGAAGCCATCGAAGTAGCGATGAAGTCTCTGGCCGCTGCTAAAGAAGCTAAAAACCAGGATTACATCAATATGAACGAAGCGTCTATCGCGGAGTGGAAGAAATAA
- a CDS encoding SDR family oxidoreductase, translated as MALNSIHTISVLGAGWLGWPLAKHLQALGFSLKTSTTTPEKLHALQADALNPCLLSVDQSKINVSDPAFFDTDLIILNIPPSRRRPDVEAWYPAQIQAILDFAKTHAVQKILFIGSTSVYGDVNEVVTEASELHPDTPSARALIAAEQAVKTDFPNTASSILRMSGLVGGDRKAGRFFAGKRDVPEGNAPVNLVKLEDCMGVIEALIQQNAWGKLYNVCADEHPRKADFYTARALEEGFEAPTFLPDEAPRFKIVSNEKVKRELGYKFSHQL; from the coding sequence ATGGCGTTGAATTCTATCCATACCATTTCTGTTTTGGGTGCTGGCTGGTTGGGTTGGCCCTTGGCGAAACACCTGCAAGCCTTGGGTTTTTCCCTCAAAACCTCAACAACTACGCCGGAAAAACTCCACGCGCTGCAAGCTGACGCATTGAATCCTTGTTTGCTGAGCGTAGACCAATCCAAAATTAATGTAAGTGATCCGGCATTTTTTGACACAGATTTGATAATTCTGAATATCCCTCCCTCACGCCGACGGCCCGATGTGGAAGCCTGGTATCCCGCCCAAATCCAAGCAATCTTGGATTTTGCCAAGACACATGCTGTACAAAAAATCCTGTTCATTGGTTCCACCAGCGTGTACGGCGATGTGAACGAGGTGGTGACTGAGGCTTCAGAACTACACCCCGACACCCCCTCTGCTCGGGCGCTAATCGCCGCAGAACAGGCGGTGAAAACGGATTTTCCGAATACAGCCTCTTCCATTTTGCGCATGTCGGGTCTGGTAGGCGGCGATCGCAAGGCGGGTCGCTTTTTTGCGGGCAAACGCGATGTGCCCGAAGGCAATGCCCCGGTTAATCTGGTAAAGCTGGAAGATTGTATGGGTGTAATTGAAGCCCTGATTCAGCAGAACGCCTGGGGCAAATTGTACAACGTTTGTGCGGACGAGCATCCGCGTAAGGCCGATTTTTATACGGCTCGGGCGCTAGAAGAGGGTTTTGAAGCGCCCACTTTTTTACCCGATGAAGCCCCCCGCTTTAAAATAGTCAGTAACGAAAAGGTTAAGCGGGAGTTGGGGTACAAGTTTAGCCATCAGCTGTGA
- a CDS encoding right-handed parallel beta-helix repeat-containing protein — protein MTRIYFYFFLTLCLAIALGSCNNDETFTTDSNAKLAFSSDTLGFDTVFTRRGSAVRYIKIINNNDQPLRVSKIFLLNRDKSKFTLNVDGIPGREFQDVEIYANDSIYLFATVTIDPNDPVSVSPFIVDEKVIFETNGNVQEVTLEAWGQNANYFPSRFNGGQPVVLTCRNSEISFDDPKPYVFYGAIFIDSCTVNIPEGTRIYVHGGVAKNDLFGIFNDGIIYVLRNGRLQIKGTKEKPVVIQGDRLEESFQDDEGQWNGIFISRGSRGNTIDYTTIKNSNIGVYVDSSAQLTVRNSRFYNTAGSGLLAVHSTVTAENCLFYNNQVTSVVLRHGGDYNFTYCTMASYGIRASALGLSNFRCYKEDCSVANVYRLNASFRNCIIYGSDRDELEMSDASQGQTAGIFNVKFENCIVKVQDLISRGQFVNFLGETCDPCINGKATDKVFKDPNKDDYRLDSLSVAQNYGKPITTPRAITIDIENTLRNAQKPDPGCFERQQ, from the coding sequence ATGACGCGCATATACTTCTATTTTTTCCTGACGCTGTGCCTCGCCATCGCCTTAGGCTCCTGCAACAACGACGAGACTTTCACCACCGACAGCAATGCCAAACTCGCTTTTTCCTCCGACACCCTGGGTTTTGACACGGTATTTACCCGGCGTGGCTCGGCGGTGCGCTACATCAAAATCATCAACAACAACGACCAACCCTTGCGGGTGTCGAAAATATTTTTGCTCAACCGCGACAAATCGAAGTTTACGTTGAACGTGGACGGCATTCCTGGGCGCGAGTTCCAGGACGTGGAAATATATGCCAACGACAGCATCTATCTTTTTGCCACAGTGACCATTGACCCCAACGACCCCGTATCAGTCAGTCCCTTTATAGTGGATGAAAAAGTCATTTTTGAAACCAATGGCAACGTGCAAGAAGTGACCCTGGAGGCCTGGGGGCAAAACGCCAATTATTTCCCCAGTCGTTTCAACGGGGGGCAGCCGGTGGTCTTGACTTGCCGCAATTCCGAAATCAGTTTTGACGACCCCAAACCCTACGTATTTTACGGGGCCATTTTTATCGACAGTTGTACCGTCAACATTCCTGAAGGCACCCGGATTTACGTGCACGGCGGGGTAGCCAAAAACGATCTTTTTGGCATCTTCAACGATGGCATCATTTACGTGTTGCGCAATGGCCGCCTGCAAATCAAGGGCACCAAAGAAAAACCGGTGGTGATTCAGGGCGATCGTTTGGAAGAGTCTTTTCAGGACGATGAAGGGCAGTGGAACGGCATCTTCATCAGTCGCGGTAGCCGCGGCAATACCATCGACTACACCACCATCAAAAACTCCAACATTGGGGTATACGTCGATTCTTCGGCGCAGCTGACGGTGCGCAACTCGCGCTTTTACAATACGGCAGGAAGTGGCTTATTGGCCGTACACAGCACGGTGACGGCGGAAAACTGCCTGTTTTACAACAACCAGGTGACCTCGGTGGTCTTGCGCCACGGAGGTGATTACAATTTTACGTATTGCACCATGGCGAGTTACGGCATCCGGGCTTCAGCGCTGGGATTGAGCAATTTCCGTTGTTACAAGGAAGATTGTAGCGTGGCTAACGTGTACCGCCTGAATGCCAGTTTCCGCAACTGCATCATTTATGGGTCAGACCGCGACGAACTGGAAATGAGCGATGCCTCCCAGGGCCAGACGGCTGGAATCTTTAATGTGAAATTTGAAAATTGCATTGTAAAGGTGCAAGATTTGATCAGCAGGGGTCAGTTTGTCAATTTCCTGGGCGAAACTTGTGATCCATGCATCAATGGAAAAGCAACAGACAAAGTATTCAAAGACCCGAATAAAGACGATTATCGGCTGGACAGTTTATCGGTGGCGCAAAATTACGGCAAACCCATCACTACTCCACGCGCCATCACCATCGACATTGAAAACACGCTGCGCAATGCCCAGAAACCAGATCCAGGCTGCTTTGAACGTCAGCAATGA
- a CDS encoding penicillin-binding transpeptidase domain-containing protein: MRSTTLIAILLYTSTAIGQIDFSKPFQECNVTGSITIYDYKNQQWIFSDTADAKKAMQPASTFKIMNLLIALETGVIKDEQTIVKWVGTTDTTLYGYRPEIYKDMTVKEAFTVSAGWVFIELAKKIGKEKYLHYLKACDYGNLDLSEMGDDFWNFGPFGISPLNQVKFLTKVYEGKVPFSKKNIGILKKVMVSEKTKQYTLRSKTGWTRVDGKDIGWWVGFVERKDNVYFFATRLIKPRKIVNPDFGQCRKNITKTILKQLKAF; the protein is encoded by the coding sequence ATGCGCAGTACCACCCTAATCGCAATCCTCCTTTACACTTCTACCGCCATTGGACAAATTGATTTTTCCAAGCCTTTTCAAGAATGCAACGTCACTGGAAGCATCACCATATATGATTACAAAAATCAACAATGGATCTTCAGCGATACTGCAGATGCGAAAAAAGCGATGCAACCTGCTTCAACCTTCAAAATCATGAACCTGCTGATCGCCCTGGAAACGGGGGTAATCAAAGATGAGCAGACCATTGTGAAATGGGTAGGCACAACCGACACTACCCTTTATGGCTACCGTCCAGAGATTTATAAAGACATGACGGTCAAAGAGGCTTTTACCGTTTCTGCTGGCTGGGTGTTTATTGAACTCGCGAAAAAGATTGGCAAAGAAAAATATCTACACTATTTGAAAGCATGCGATTATGGCAATCTAGATTTGTCCGAAATGGGTGATGATTTCTGGAATTTTGGCCCTTTTGGTATTTCACCCTTGAATCAAGTTAAATTCCTCACCAAAGTATATGAAGGAAAAGTACCTTTTAGCAAGAAGAATATCGGCATTTTGAAAAAAGTGATGGTTAGTGAAAAAACCAAACAATATACCCTTCGATCGAAGACGGGTTGGACCAGGGTTGATGGCAAGGACATTGGTTGGTGGGTTGGGTTTGTTGAACGAAAGGATAACGTTTATTTTTTTGCCACCCGCCTGATTAAACCGCGCAAAATTGTAAATCCCGATTTTGGTCAATGCCGGAAAAATATTACAAAAACCATTTTGAAACAGTTGAAGGCATTTTAG
- a CDS encoding glycosyltransferase family 2 protein gives MRKPIINVIIPVFNEEKSIGLVLADIPKDWVQEVIVCNNGSSDNTADVALAAGATVVYQPNKGYGNACLKGMEYIQQKPREEQPDIVVFLDGDYSDYPEELPLLIEPMVAQGIDLVIGSRLSSGKAEKGSLTPQQVFGNWLATFLIRYLYKYHFTDLGPFRAIRWSSLLQLKMVDRNYGWTVEMQIKAAKQKLRCTEIGVRYRKRVGVSKVSGTVKGTILAGYKILYTIFKYL, from the coding sequence TTGCGCAAGCCCATCATCAACGTCATCATCCCCGTTTTTAACGAAGAAAAATCCATTGGTCTGGTATTGGCCGACATTCCAAAGGACTGGGTACAGGAAGTCATCGTGTGCAACAATGGCAGCAGCGACAATACCGCTGATGTGGCCCTTGCCGCTGGAGCAACCGTAGTGTATCAACCCAACAAAGGTTACGGCAATGCCTGCCTCAAAGGCATGGAATACATCCAACAAAAGCCCCGGGAGGAACAACCGGACATCGTCGTTTTCCTCGACGGTGATTATTCTGACTACCCGGAAGAGCTGCCTTTGTTGATCGAACCCATGGTAGCACAGGGCATCGATCTGGTGATTGGCTCGCGCTTGTCCTCGGGTAAAGCCGAAAAGGGGTCACTTACCCCACAGCAAGTTTTTGGCAATTGGTTGGCGACGTTCCTGATCCGGTATTTGTACAAGTATCATTTTACCGATTTGGGGCCTTTTCGGGCCATCCGCTGGAGCAGTTTGTTGCAATTGAAGATGGTAGACCGCAATTACGGCTGGACGGTGGAGATGCAAATCAAGGCTGCAAAACAAAAATTGCGCTGTACCGAGATCGGCGTGCGTTACCGCAAGCGGGTTGGCGTGTCTAAAGTATCCGGAACTGTGAAAGGAACTATCCTGGCCGGATACAAAATATTATACACCATCTTTAAATACCTTTGA
- a CDS encoding cellulose synthase family protein, which translates to MMSALAFFFLGVYTLALTYVTAYCLSQFNLLYYYKRFDWRRKKEEFKARFAATAQAEAVAVASAAVGGKTITSAQNLGVANADYSLMSTDEYETTYPFVTIQLPLYNEKYVVERLIDNMVQMDYPRDRFEIHVLDDSTDETQELVKARVAYHQAQGINIEQIRRKERKGYKAGALKDGMEFAKGEFMAIFDADFLPRPDFLKKTVPHFQDPNVGVVQTRWEHINEDYSLITRLQALQLNVHFTVEQVGRMEGKHFLQFNGTAGLWRRKTIEDAGGWEADTLTEDLDLSIRSQLKGYKIKFLEDISVPSELPADMNALKAQQFRWMKGGAETARKMLPIVWNSNMSIMQKLNSTLHLMASTVFVFVFVMAVSSVPLLYLVNVLAKSHGFDKDFFTVYLLGMLAITLMYYVANVQSKARQLPVVKSVFRFITHFPLFLAMSMGLSLHNTIAVIEGWRGKKSPFVRTPKFNIKDGKDNFSNNKYLKKSLTWGTYLEGFMALYFGIAVLWSAYWGETIFIVYHIMMTIGFGSVYYYSYKHSRA; encoded by the coding sequence ATGATGTCAGCACTTGCCTTCTTCTTTTTGGGGGTGTACACCTTAGCCCTGACTTACGTGACTGCTTACTGTTTGTCACAATTCAACCTCCTCTACTACTACAAGCGCTTTGACTGGCGCCGCAAAAAGGAGGAATTCAAAGCAAGATTTGCGGCCACTGCTCAGGCAGAAGCTGTTGCTGTTGCTTCTGCCGCTGTTGGGGGCAAAACCATCACCTCTGCTCAAAACCTCGGCGTTGCCAACGCTGATTACAGCCTGATGAGCACGGATGAGTACGAAACAACTTACCCATTTGTCACCATTCAATTGCCACTGTACAATGAAAAGTACGTGGTAGAGCGCTTGATCGACAACATGGTGCAAATGGATTATCCCCGTGATCGTTTTGAAATTCACGTATTGGATGACTCCACCGATGAAACCCAGGAACTGGTAAAAGCACGCGTGGCTTACCACCAGGCGCAAGGGATCAACATCGAACAGATTCGCCGTAAAGAGCGCAAAGGTTACAAAGCTGGAGCTTTGAAAGATGGTATGGAGTTCGCCAAAGGTGAATTCATGGCCATTTTTGACGCCGACTTTTTGCCACGCCCTGACTTCCTCAAAAAGACCGTGCCACACTTCCAGGATCCAAATGTGGGGGTTGTACAAACCCGCTGGGAGCACATCAACGAAGATTATTCCTTGATTACCCGTTTGCAAGCATTACAACTCAACGTTCACTTTACGGTTGAACAAGTGGGTCGGATGGAAGGCAAACACTTCTTACAGTTTAACGGTACCGCCGGATTGTGGCGCCGTAAAACCATCGAAGATGCAGGTGGTTGGGAAGCAGATACTTTGACAGAAGACCTCGACTTGAGCATTCGTTCTCAGTTGAAAGGATATAAGATCAAGTTTTTGGAAGACATTTCGGTGCCTTCTGAATTGCCAGCAGACATGAATGCGTTGAAAGCGCAACAGTTCCGTTGGATGAAAGGTGGCGCTGAAACTGCACGTAAAATGTTGCCCATCGTTTGGAACTCCAACATGAGCATCATGCAGAAACTCAATTCGACCTTGCATTTGATGGCGAGTACCGTATTCGTGTTTGTGTTTGTCATGGCCGTATCCAGCGTACCTTTGTTGTACCTGGTCAACGTGTTGGCAAAAAGCCATGGTTTCGATAAAGACTTCTTTACCGTTTACCTGCTGGGCATGTTGGCCATCACCTTGATGTACTACGTGGCCAACGTACAATCCAAAGCACGGCAGTTGCCGGTGGTGAAGTCGGTATTCCGCTTTATCACCCACTTCCCGCTTTTCCTGGCTATGTCGATGGGTTTGTCTCTGCACAACACCATTGCCGTAATTGAGGGCTGGAGAGGGAAAAAATCTCCTTTCGTACGTACGCCGAAGTTCAACATCAAGGACGGGAAAGACAATTTCTCCAACAACAAGTACTTGAAAAAAAGCCTGACCTGGGGAACTTACCTGGAAGGATTTATGGCCCTCTATTTTGGTATTGCGGTGTTGTGGTCGGCCTATTGGGGTGAAACCATTTTCATTGTGTACCACATCATGATGACCATCGGATTTGGTTCCGTGTACTATTATTCTTACAAGCATTCTCGGGCCTAA
- a CDS encoding glucosaminidase domain-containing protein — protein MGAAQPKYYTSYTNNNNGQSQSSRGSGGISTRPDAEENYPNLIDLVRHAWLGIGKLYVAAKYLVHSIKHNLFEKPRVPYFKLGILAVAMFLVFKEDLRFTLNLKVPTWLFGQSAGSATPDGVAQFGLAQSIALPSHQASTETTRTSGTSNELVDAYIKRFRRVAVLEMQQFGIPASIKMAQALLESQAGTLNDAVTSNNHFGAPLRNTPVATAWESWRAHSLYLQNEYPELFKYGKNYQRWAKELDKKGYNTSKDYAQQLINIIEQFQLNKLDEMGSVQ, from the coding sequence ATGGGCGCAGCACAACCAAAGTATTACACTTCTTACACCAACAACAATAATGGTCAAAGCCAGTCTAGCCGTGGTTCTGGCGGGATTTCTACTCGCCCTGATGCTGAGGAAAATTATCCTAACCTCATCGACCTGGTTCGCCACGCTTGGCTCGGCATTGGAAAACTGTATGTGGCCGCAAAATACCTGGTACATTCTATCAAACATAATTTGTTTGAAAAACCACGGGTTCCTTATTTTAAACTTGGAATTTTGGCAGTAGCCATGTTTTTGGTTTTTAAGGAAGACTTGCGTTTCACCCTCAACCTGAAGGTGCCTACCTGGCTGTTCGGACAATCTGCGGGGAGTGCTACACCGGACGGAGTGGCTCAATTTGGCCTGGCTCAGTCTATCGCCTTACCCAGCCATCAAGCCAGCACGGAGACCACCCGAACATCGGGTACATCCAATGAATTGGTAGACGCGTACATCAAACGCTTCCGCAGAGTCGCTGTATTGGAAATGCAACAATTTGGCATTCCGGCCAGCATCAAAATGGCCCAGGCTTTATTGGAAAGCCAGGCTGGTACCTTGAATGATGCAGTGACGAGCAACAATCATTTTGGCGCACCCTTGCGCAATACGCCAGTTGCTACGGCTTGGGAGAGCTGGCGCGCACACAGTTTGTACTTGCAAAATGAATACCCTGAGTTGTTCAAATATGGCAAAAACTACCAGCGCTGGGCCAAAGAGCTGGATAAAAAAGGCTACAACACCAGCAAGGATTATGCCCAGCAACTGATCAACATCATCGAACAATTCCAGTTGAACAAACTGGATGAAATGGGTTCTGTACAATAG
- a CDS encoding tetratricopeptide repeat protein: MKTLYFSKFWKWLTKNLNSAQERKLRMVFHRFFDWMIIFAKLLGLIFIIVLIRNISIEMRKDAYSIQTFHVPKNLEESGFNGLVLAQKIMDEVAAIKADAGSIKNDSVKFDAAIKPEMDLSVLGVGFSTQTILYYAKQLLGKKDRTVSGELTALANDITLTLRFSDANKIEVKNGADSLSLDKRIDLVLKAAAEKVLKWSDPYILAVYYYHQNRFDEAMECARFILRERPKEASWAYLAWGSILVRQQNQQGGIEKFEKSLELNPNLEPALVNLAWAYFRNGHFEKAILKFEKLLSVAKLGATRSTALNGLAQSNLRLKHLDKAERAFQQGIKEFPQDLYFYGNYGDFKIRYKRDTFGALELYRQARAQAPETAAGYLFQSASLFYENRRDSAVTMLYKALEYDPNNLDALRQIIQIEFRKGNFEQALRIARRLNGILAQNNAGNQDRLYNLQSNYNIMAMAHYSQLRYDSSVYYAKTAIAIDTNIAYPYTSLGEAYAFMGQKEKFYQLVAKAVQKGFEYTPETLEQEPYVRFVNDPKFQKAARYKPLKN, from the coding sequence ATGAAAACCTTGTACTTTAGTAAATTTTGGAAATGGTTGACAAAAAACCTGAATAGCGCCCAAGAAAGAAAACTGCGCATGGTGTTCCATCGCTTTTTTGATTGGATGATCATTTTTGCAAAATTGCTGGGCTTGATTTTCATCATTGTGCTCATTCGCAACATCAGTATTGAAATGCGCAAAGACGCTTATTCCATCCAAACGTTTCACGTACCCAAAAACCTGGAAGAATCGGGCTTCAATGGCCTGGTTTTGGCTCAAAAAATCATGGATGAAGTGGCGGCGATCAAAGCAGATGCCGGGAGCATCAAAAACGATTCCGTAAAATTTGACGCGGCCATTAAACCCGAAATGGACCTGAGCGTGTTGGGTGTTGGGTTTTCTACGCAAACCATCCTCTATTACGCCAAACAATTGCTGGGTAAAAAAGACCGCACGGTAAGTGGTGAACTTACTGCACTGGCCAACGACATTACGCTGACTTTGCGTTTTAGCGATGCGAATAAAATTGAGGTAAAGAATGGTGCTGATTCACTTTCTCTCGACAAACGCATCGATCTGGTGCTGAAAGCAGCAGCTGAAAAAGTACTCAAATGGTCGGATCCATACATTCTGGCAGTATACTACTATCATCAAAATCGCTTTGATGAAGCGATGGAGTGTGCTCGATTCATCTTACGCGAGCGACCAAAAGAAGCTTCCTGGGCGTATTTGGCCTGGGGAAGTATTTTGGTGCGGCAGCAAAATCAGCAAGGGGGAATTGAAAAATTTGAAAAGTCGCTAGAGTTAAACCCCAACCTGGAACCTGCGCTCGTCAATTTGGCTTGGGCCTATTTTCGGAATGGACACTTTGAAAAAGCCATCCTCAAGTTTGAAAAACTGCTGTCCGTTGCCAAGCTTGGTGCAACCCGATCTACAGCCCTCAATGGCTTGGCGCAAAGCAATTTGAGACTTAAACATCTGGATAAAGCCGAACGAGCCTTTCAACAAGGCATCAAAGAATTTCCCCAGGATCTCTACTTCTACGGCAATTACGGCGATTTTAAAATACGCTACAAAAGAGATACCTTTGGCGCCTTGGAATTGTACCGCCAGGCCCGGGCGCAAGCCCCGGAAACCGCAGCGGGATATTTGTTTCAATCGGCTAGTTTGTTTTATGAAAATCGCCGCGACAGTGCCGTAACCATGCTGTACAAAGCCCTGGAATACGACCCCAACAACCTTGATGCGCTGAGGCAAATTATCCAAATTGAATTCAGGAAAGGCAATTTTGAACAGGCACTGCGTATTGCTCGAAGACTCAATGGTATCTTGGCACAAAACAATGCTGGAAACCAGGATCGACTCTATAACCTGCAATCGAACTACAACATAATGGCAATGGCGCACTACAGCCAATTGCGCTATGACTCTTCCGTATATTATGCCAAAACGGCCATTGCCATCGATACCAATATTGCCTATCCCTACACCTCTCTTGGGGAGGCCTATGCCTTTATGGGGCAAAAAGAGAAATTTTATCAACTGGTGGCCAAAGCCGTGCAGAAAGGGTTTGAATATACCCCCGAAACCTTGGAGCAAGAACCCTACGTTCGCTTTGTCAATGATCCGAAGTTTCAAAAAGCAGCCCGGTATAAACCGCTCAAAAATTAA
- a CDS encoding RNA recognition motif domain-containing protein, with protein sequence MNIFVAKLNFGTSSEDLREAFEAFGEVDSAKVIMDHDTGKSRGFGFVEMPNDDEAQAAIDALNETDFDGNTIVCKKAEPREGGGGGRGGFGGGGGGNRGGGGYGGGGGGNRGGGGYGGGGGGNRGGGGYGGGGGYGGGGGGNRGGGGYGGGGNRGGYGGGGRDGGGYRDKGSSYGSSRDGGGYGGGYRDNKSDDYGTNDRYKDDNDRY encoded by the coding sequence ATGAACATTTTTGTTGCAAAACTCAATTTCGGGACATCTAGTGAAGACCTGAGAGAAGCTTTCGAAGCTTTTGGGGAAGTTGATTCCGCAAAAGTTATCATGGACCACGACACGGGCAAATCCAGAGGCTTCGGCTTCGTTGAGATGCCAAACGACGACGAGGCGCAAGCCGCAATTGATGCATTGAATGAAACTGACTTTGACGGAAACACGATAGTTTGTAAAAAAGCTGAACCACGTGAAGGTGGTGGTGGCGGTAGAGGCGGCTTTGGTGGCGGCGGCGGTGGCAATCGCGGTGGCGGTGGCTACGGTGGCGGCGGCGGTGGCAATCGCGGTGGCGGTGGCTACGGTGGCGGCGGCGGTGGCAATCGCGGTGGCGGTGGCTATGGCGGCGGCGGCGGTTATGGCGGCGGCGGCGGTGGTAACCGTGGCGGCGGCGGCTATGGCGGCGGCGGCAACCGTGGTGGTTATGGTGGCGGCGGTCGTGATGGCGGCGGTTACCGTGACAAAGGTAGCAGCTATGGCAGCAGCCGTGATGGCGGCGGCTACGGCGGCGGTTACCGTGACAACAAGAGCGACGACTACGGTACTAACGACCGTTACAAAGATGACAACGATCGTTATTAA